One window from the genome of Pseudomonadota bacterium encodes:
- a CDS encoding ATP-dependent Clp protease adaptor ClpS, with protein sequence MASKPQLEPEGGVVEETESETKLKRPSMFKVLLHNDDYTTREFVVEVLRSVFHHAEPEAVRIMLHVHQNGVGVAGVYTYEIAETKARTVETLAREREYPLQLTLEPDD encoded by the coding sequence ATGGCTAGCAAGCCCCAGCTGGAACCGGAAGGCGGTGTCGTCGAAGAAACCGAATCCGAAACCAAGCTCAAGCGCCCTTCCATGTTCAAGGTTCTGCTTCACAACGACGACTACACCACCCGCGAGTTCGTGGTCGAGGTGTTGCGCTCTGTGTTTCACCACGCCGAGCCCGAGGCTGTTCGCATCATGCTGCACGTGCACCAGAATGGCGTGGGTGTGGCAGGCGTCTACACCTACGAGATCGCAGAAACCAAGGCCCGTACGGTCGAGACCCTGGCGCGAGAGCGCGAGTACCCTTTGCAGCTGACCCTGGAGCCTGACGACTGA